The sequence tttctacaTACAAAATATGCATCCATTGTATCAATGCATCTCTGCCAGCGCAGTGTTAATCTTTCAATGCCTATTTTGAAGAAGTAAGGTGTACCGGAggcaacaaactcttcaaatgCATTTTTTAGTGCCTCTCAGTTATTGAGACTTTTTCCTTGCCAAGAAGTTGTCCAAACTTTGATATGTTTGAATAAACATACATATCGGAATaaagaaatatgtttttattcaaGGTAATTTCGAATTAGGAATACGGAATCCCGCACTTAACATAAGTTCAAGATTcacttccaaggtgaaggaatagcgtcgtataaaaaaaaaccctctaaaattataatttgcgtaattactgatggtggtGGTAAGGCGTGTTGTTGTGTAGGGGTAGTTACCAtcatactgcctatttctaccagtAATGGGTTTCcattttaagggtggggcaaacGTACTATGTAAAAAAGTGGGTGGCGGGCCatatacgttgttgatgtccatgggctccggtaaccacttaggacATGGACCACTCggaccgtaagctcgttcacacatctaagcagaaaatagtacattgtgcaccaagggagaaaagtagaacatttcctcccgcgtgtaaaattacTCGGCTCGGTACTCCCGTAGGTacgagaaaaaatataattcccATACTCAAATTATTAACCACTTATCTTTAATAACAAGGTACTTTGTATTGGCTCGTACGAATCCGGACCCTAAATGTCCGGCCAGCAAAGCATTCACCGGCTTCATCGTCGAACGGGAATGGCCTGGGGTCACTCCAGGGCGAAAGGTACTTTATATACCCATATTATAGTTTCAATTTACATTAGCagattattattgtaaaaataaagcTATAGGgtattttatcaattaaaaatgtttaaacatgtcgacgcttgaaaggcaaacgtgactaagcgacaatgcgtgaactttacagtagaccaatttaaagttgaaatacctgaaaaaaaaatatattttaacgaatctagctgtagaattgaaattattttaatagacctagaaatatatatttttgcgcatcgaatatggttattgcctattatttatgtataaagcagttattgttgcttagtcacgtttgcctttcaagcgtcgatatacagtCAAGAAATAGTAAAACTGGTTGTGTGTTTGTTAGCGAGATATATAGATAGATCTGATAAATGTTTCAGAAATGGGCATCATATCTAGGGTGTCAAATTATAATTgatgtttttataaacaaaaaaaacacaaaaaactaagaaattattttgatttcattGTGTCCACTTTCAGGAGTGTCCGTGGGCATTTGTAAGCTACTAAAAAGATATTGCTGTATTGCCAGCGTGTACATTGAATCATAAAGTGTCGCTAAGAACTTTTCCCACGTCCATTCAAAGAAAAATGTCATAATATGAAGCAAGCTAGTGTACATATAATTAAGGACTAATGACCCTCGCATCATACACCCAGAAGTTCCAAGCGATCGATCCCGATGTAGACGATACACTACAGGGCCAAACCCCTGCTTAAGCACGTTAAGCTTTTGACCCGGAGCGAAGTGCCACTTCGCTCGGATGAAGTTGATTTCGATGCTTTATTAGCGgtttatttatttcgaattaCTCGGAAACAACAACATCAAGACTACAAATTATGCTATCGGACTTTTACGGGGActgttataattatatttaattatgtatatactAGGAACAAAACATGGGTCAGCGTGCTTCGGACACCCGAGGTATCACGTTTGAAGATGTGCGTATCCCCAAAGAAAATGTGCTTATTGGCGAAGGAGCTGGATTCAAGATCGCCATGGGAGCCTTTGACAAGACTCGTCCTCCGGTAAAACAAACACTTTCTATAATTTTACAGTGATTGAGTCTGTCGGTCTGAacgcgataatttttttttttatcttacctatgctgatagccttgagaggctatttcaggttcaccctaacgtgtgtaggtgagctcacggggctcaaaccggagtgttgctaacactgaccctagcaagagcagagcttcgcagaatctaccaccggataggaaacgcgacccactgagaagatccggcgagaaactcaatgggctaggCGATCATCCCAGCGAACATTTTAATTACTTCTAGACGATTTTACCAACAGATAGTtcaagttatatattatatatgattaAATTTGAGTTTCAGAAAAATGGGGTTAAGCGGTTGTACGTCAGCATTCTGGTTTTATTTGTACTGCAAAAAAGAGAATGCCTTTCATTTGATATTGCGTTTTCAGACAAAGGGAATTTCGCAGCAGCCCCGCGCGCTAAACATTCGGGGATATCGGAATAACATGTTTTTTCATTTCTCAGTTTGTTTCGAAATCATTGTGCCCGTTTCGCTTTTCCATGAAAACGGACGCGGTAATTCATTAGCATAACCGAGATAATGCGGGCTGGTTGCTGACTGAAATCAGTTTTTGCATATCTTTGACACACCCCGGCGACTCTACAATACATAAgcatattatatatttcgtTACGAAATCTAGGCCGCTTATATGAATTTCAAATCGAATAATTCTGAAACGTTTCTTGAGCAACTACTCTATATaggttaaagttttatttaaaatgtatatattttcatcGGTTTACAAGAATTCAAATTGGAGCTCGACGAACGGTATATTTCTATCCAACGATTATATTAACGAGTTGATGCTTCGTCAATGCGTACAgtagttgttttattttcggtatttattattataaagaggcTTCATTCATCAAATATATGTAGAGGTTTTtcctggttgtaggacctcttgtgagtccgcacgggtaggtaccaccaccccgcctatttctgccgtgaagcagtaatgcctttcggtttgaagggtggggcagccattgtaactatactgagaccttagaacttatatctcaaggtgggtggcgcatttgcgttatagatgtctatgggctccagtaacgacttaacaccaggtaggctcgtccaccgatctaggcaataaaaaaaacatgtaagtTGATATAAAATAGCACCACCCTATCTATCTATTtccgtgggtgtcgtaaaagcCGACTAATTTTGTACCCTTTatgaaaattgcacggacggaggaagatgaaatttcccacacataaggagtgcagaatgcaaattatttaattaaattattcattaataatataagtatCTGACAGTAGAACcctaataatattcaaacataatttcaaattaatttcgaatttcgactactgcgggacgaCTAGTCAAAATAAATTTTCGTGGTCCCTCGCTTACGGACTGGGAACTAAGTTTTTAAACGTTCAGGTAGCGGCTGGTGCTACTGGGTTGGCTCAACGGGCTCTCCACGAAGCCACCAAGTACTCGTTGGAACGCAAAACGTTCGGAGTGCCCATAGCGAGACACCAGGCGGTAGCGTTCATGCTTGCCGACATGGCGATAGGAGTGGAGACCGCTCGTATCGCATGGCAACGCGCCGCATGGATGGTTGACCACGGTTTGTCACGCACTCTATTTTAATGTCaccttttattagcttcagacgtatgtatgtttgtaaaagaacctttgaacatgattttgacccccttcaaaacgtcggattaactcgaaatttggtataattattaaggaccgatgacgattcaatattaaaaataattgaaaaaacaaaatttgttggattttctataaaagcgtattttgttagttctttttttttattatttatgataatatcctgaaaagcaccccacgcttttttacaataaagtcattttttcttacactattttaaattcaaatttattaaaatttattgtttattagatttcacatttttttaaaactcacACGTACTGTTGTAAATGAGTCATAAACCGAtatattaaaactttaattttcgATTTTATCGTGTTATCTTCGTTGACAGGACAAAAGAATACAGTTATGGCGTCAGTGGCCAAGTGTCACGCTTCGGAAATCGCTAACAAGGCAGCCACTGATGCGGTCCAAGTGTTCGGAGGAAACGGCTTCAACACCGAATACCCAGTCGAGAAACTGATGCGGGACGCCAAGATATACCAAATCTACGAAGGAACCTCGCAGATTCAAAGGCTCATCATATCAAGAGAGATCCTCACCGCAGCAACTCAAACCAACTGATGTGTTAACAAAAGTAGTGTAGTTgctaaagtataataatattgggTGTGTAATGGGATGGGGCCATCGGTTGAACTCTATTGTATTATTTCATATATAGAAACAGTCTTCCAgtcgaacgaaaaaaaaaacaagagtaaaaacaaatatacatttCTCATATTAAAAATGATCACGTTGTTACATGTATAATGTGATTTCTTATCATATGCAGCccgttttaataaaaactagatCATGAATGTTTGAatgtataaaattgtttttgtctTACAGAAACAATGTTTTAATATAGAGTTCATTACCCTGACTCTATGTATGACACAAGTCTGTTTTTCTTATAGATTTGTACGTTTGTAAGTTTTtccaaaagttattttaattattattaagttatcaaATTTATACAAAgacccaataaaaaataatgcaaaacgacgctttctttttgttttcctgGCGTAAATGTATACatgagtttttattttcattatatgcTTTATATTTGccttatttataacaaaacaacATAATATCTTATATGTAATGTGCAATATAATGGTATTAGGtgcttttttgtaaatataattttacatcGTATATTGCTTAGGTAATAGAGATATTAAGTCAAGATGAGATGGCACAACATCGCGAAAAAGAAATTGGTGGAAGTGTTCCCGACCCTCAGACACGAGGAGGACCCTTGTTTAATTGGCTTAATCACATTAACtattataacataattataaaactcctttacaaaatccttcatagTTATGTACCTTTAGATTACCACAGCTCTTAAAACAATAGAAGGGATTATAGTTGACATGTCGCACTTCAGCAGAGGGAATAGTTAGTCTTAATCGTTTAGGTATGTAGTTAATTCTCAAAATGACAActactaattaaattaatctacaAACGCTAAATACGTCTTCCATAAATCGGATAAATGATCTAGTGAAGGTCGCGGGAATGTGTTGATTGCAGGTAAGGTAAGACTGGCCAATGTGGCGAAATTCGAGGTAGCCCTATAACTAGCAGTGGCTACTTGCAAGTTGATCAATCTGCAAGCTTGTTGATATCGAGTCGACGCGAGTAGACACCtacatcctgcttatttctgttgaGTGTTAATAATCATGCGCTCCACTCTAAATGATGGGATAATCAAAATATAACACAATCGAGATCTCGGCTTCATGTTtcacggtgggtggcgacattcacgtCTGTGGattccagtaatcacttcacAAGAATTGAGCCCTAACTTCGTTCGTCGTCGTCTTAAGCAGATGCAAGAAAAATTGCACAGACAGTTCTGGAATGATAACAATTAACAATGTAGACTGTCCGGTGTATACTTTCATGTTTTTATTTCGTTCTTGGTTCGCCTCCGTGACGCAAAGCCTGGCTATATACAGATATGAGGGCTTATATATTATTCCCGATTCGCGTCCCTCGACTTATATTAAATATGCAACTCAAAATATCTAATATTTTCGTATTGCATAAGTCAGTTATTACTTACAAAGAAGCattatatttatagttttaaaataaaatatatattttttggattgAAGTAAACTTACCTCCTTAGTGCAAATCTGGAGGGACCATAATGTTACAGAAAAGACGCCAAGAATTCGTAGTCATACGATTGTGCTGTGTTCGATCTTTGGGTACAAATTTTGTTGTCTTGTGGGTAGGTACTATTTTtagcacgcttttattagctttgtatgtatgtatcttaGTGTGTTTAGTTTCATGTAAAGGAATCATTGAACATAATTTTCATCGGCTTCAACATTTccaaataactttaaaatttgcacacgaatcaagatttttttttttttttcctacctgttctgagagccttgagaggctatttcagcgtaaccctaacgtttgtaggtgagctcacggggctcaaacctgatgacgttgctaacacgaaccctagcaagagccgtgcttcgcagaatctaccaccggatcggaaacgcgacccactgagaagatacggcgagaaactcagtgggctgtgtctgagagttaatttactcgtcgagcccttcgtcgcaagcgacgggttcgacgagaacggtgatcggtgcttgaagtacctaaaagcaccgttagtggatcgggaggatccgagatgacgtgttttgggcgacgtcgactgctttccattctgtccgcaggatcgggaatgtagttaccggcggccacgatgagggttctcgtgtcgtgccgctttatcgaagtggcgcatcgacgccgactgtagatacttactgatggactctaagtccaggtcgtcatggaggtcgacgttcctgacgaaccacggggctccgacggctatcctgcaaaaacgggattgaataatttggaatgattttaagtgagtgcgggccgcgtgagcgaacaccacacttgcataggtcatgacggggcgtatgcaagttttgtagagtgtcaccttatttctaagggacattttacttcgcctacatatcatcgggtagagacgtcctagaatgaaggcggcacggtcgcgtaccgtcttgatgtgagggcggaatgtcatcctactgtcgagggtgacgcctaaatatttgaccttcggggcccacggtatgggctggtcgaacatcgtgattgggcgaatggcgggagcggaggtgttgacgcgcctagtcgggagagggatgctcagcgtggtgttcggagggcgaccccttttgaagagcaccgctgtgcttttcgtggggttgatgtcgatgcgccacttccggaaccactgtcccatggtggtagctgcggtctgaagtcgtcgatgaagcaacgccttcttcctacacgagtagtagatggcggtgtcatcggcgaagagcgccagatgggtctccggagaccggggtatatcattgatatacaaactaaatagtaacagggagagggcggagccttgcgggactccggctgtgacgtgacggggccgggaacgcgttccctcgactcgatatcggaacgaacggttcgacaagtagtctcgtatgatgagcacgagtctgtctggcactcccatgttatacagtttgtatatcaaaccgttgtgccagactttgtcgaacgccttcgctatatcgaagaagagggctcctgtcggaatgggacGAATCAAGGACCGACGATAATACTTATATACCTACGTTATACATACGGCCTGAATAGTTACAACATTAAAAAAGAggtgaaattaattgttacttAGCGTAAATAGCAAACTAATTGCTATTTAGGTAAGCgtgtttttaagtttataaactacatattttaagtaattatgtGTCTAATTCGTTCACCAAATATTCACAGGACGCAGCAACGCGTCATTAATTAAACCCGCAGAGTTAAGAAAATGTCTAATatgataattatttgaaatatttgattTAGGGACAGATTTTACAAAATtgacttttattttatgttattgtgtgttTGCTTTTTATAATGAATTACGGGTTCAAGAAATATAAACTTACTAAAACGACAAGAATTTATGCTTAGGTTAGAAAATTAGTCTCTTATTTTACTTTCGGTTTGATGCAAGAAGAATTGGTCAACAAATATGTTTCCAGTTGAAAAACCAAAACACTGGTAAGTTTCTGAATTAACGTTGAGGTCAGCAGATATCTTAAAACAAGCTACTCTTTCTAAAAGTAAAACTAAATCTTATTGAAATAGGTACCTAacttcatttttttgttgctcttTCTTCTGTAATGATGATAAGGGTCTGATGTTAACATACTTTTCATATGTACTGAAGAATTGTTTTATAGGTAACAAGCCATAAGTAATTTTAGAGTTTATAGACGATTGGATTTATATTCTGCtaaattaaatttgtcattgacaataatttaatttgtatttacaaCATCACCATTGCAACAGCTTCAAATGAATTGGGTCAGTTGCACgcattgtattttttaaacaatgtcaatagatggcgtacTCAGTTAAGGTGTTTGGTTGGTtgagcaaaaaaacaattttcgatGCGAAAATccattaatattttaacaagCTCATtccatttataaaatattaatacttaaaatgtttagttttaaaaaaaagtaaaaaagcttTAACCTTGAATTGTTACGGTGAACAACGCCATCTGTGAAAAATAGGTTCTAACTAACGTACTGCTTCGAGTGTTTTTCTTGAAGAGTGCGCTACTTGTTTCCGGAATGTGCAACACTGATACTGTTCTTTTATTCatctttatattttataatttgaatatattattcagtattaaaaaaatatcaacgaaaatttctttaagaaatattAATAGTTTAACCAACGGAAACTAAAatcgtatttttaaataaagtgaTTCGTGCAGTCAAACTCATAAAAATTGACCTACATTTGGAGCCCTTGTGAAAGGATTGTGCAATAGAAACGGTCATTTATTACACAACAGAGTGTATTCATAAGCATACgtattcatttaatattattttcatttataattgcGCTTGTAGTTTTttcagaaataaatatattaagcacattcaaattgaaatttgtTATAATTGATGATATTAATACACATTATatcgtttataatattatatttcataaataatattttaaagcaatTATTTATCCCTAAAACGGGCTATGacacatatttatttcaaattaggtTAATTTCTCGCTGCCCTTTACCGACTTATTTCAATGTCAGTCATCAGTACAGTAGCTCCATTGAATCAGAGTTATGTCGGTCGGAATATCAAAGTGTAAGTGAAGTGGCCTAGAGACctacattttgtttttgaaacgtAAAATCGCTTTATGGacgattttttaaatagaatatttCCCTAGACACCTAATATATATCGTAGAATTTGTAGGCGATAAAATACGGTCGCCTCGTCAGATTATTCGTGTATAATGCACGAAGACGCTCCAAAAATGAGTATAGCGCAAAGTCTGGCCGCCTCCACGAGCCAGCCAAAAGGTGATATCGTTACAGAAATTCCCCTGGAATTCGCCATGAGCTCTATGGAGACAAAATCTATCGAAACAACCAACGTGGAGTTGAAAATTACCTACGTAGATCCTACAACTGGTAAGTTTTCATCGCATTCTAGAATTATCAATTCTATCTTTTCGTACCAGTCTGTAGCAAAGGCGGATATAGCGGAAATTCAGTCATTCAGTCTTATATCCGTCTAATGAAGCATGCACTTTTAATGACTTTCGTAAACATTTTCTAATTGAAAGCTTATATCTACTGTCTTACCCTTAttagaacttaaaattttaataggtatgagaaaaataaatttatgcgTCACATTTTGTGAACATATTGCTTTTAGTGAACATTTAAATTGGATTCCGCTAAAAGTTATAGGGATATGAGGCCTGGACCAAAACTCAAATATTTTATCATTCAAGACAAGTGTTGTATAATAAcgcatacatatatatgtatgtagataCAATGTGTTGTATGCATTGTAGAGGCTACCTGCTCGTACGCTCGGCTGCACGGTGTGGCAACGTCGCATTTGTTTTTTGCGTTATCCTGCGATAGAGTTAGCTGTGTGGAACAGAGTTTTAATAAGTAGTTACTGAATAACAGTGGCTCACGGAACGTGTTTTAAGAATAGTATGAATGTATAATTAGCTTCCACATTGCGGTGAATATTGTCAAATAGTGATGTTGAACGTTTTGTATGCAATGGACGGTGCGTCCACGCATTTTGGTTTCGTTCGGTGTCAGTAGGGCACGTTTGCTTGATTCTGTCAGTACAGATGTCAGTAATGGCTTCGTGAATTACATCAATCAAAGATCTTCGAATACTTGCTGGTCAACATTGACTTAATAGACACCTAAACAGACAGAGTCACCTATACTCATTAAATATTTGATAAAGCTCTAAGGAAATCGAAGTAATAGTATGTTGTAGAAAGATTAAACCCGGTTATATAGGTACGTCAAGCTTGAATAAATTGGTACGTTCGGTTTCTGAATGAAACCATTTtaaactgctttttttttcaatgtattcTGAATCTGAGGAACGAAAAAGAGCTAATGAACTAATAATGAGATTTAGACAATCGCATGCTCACAATTTCGTATGAGTTTTAAAGGAACAAACAGAACTTAATTGATTGTCAACAGACTTGTTTGAATCTAACAGCTCATGTTGAGTTCAAGCGGTTACTAAAAACTCTATAAATGAGtctactattatcaaagccggcaatgtgacttttggacaattattggtaaatcagaaaaacgaattattgactttgtattccattggcagtcacaaaactcttctgaacgacatcttagataaataacaggttaactattaacctttatttaatgcaagttttgaaccgtattctttaaaGGAGactattatattcaaatcaatctgtattgacatatcaataaaaagtttttgtccaaatgcacagattgccacctttgataatagacaacTCAAATATAATGTAGTGATTAGTGTCCACAAGTGCACATAATTAGCTTAAAGACGAACACTGTCAGACCTCCCTCAAGGCCCGAGCCAACGAACGGCTTACAAAGTTCACGACAAGTGCACCGATAGAGAATCTATTTGCAATTTCATTATCATGTAATAATGTACATATTGCGCCGACATTCAATATACAATATAAACACTAAGCTTTACGCTACATTGATATTTTGTTATCAAAAACCGTAGATCAAAGATGAGTAGGAGTAGGTTTTGGGTACACATAAAAATTTTGAAGCTATGAAATCGTATCTTTCATGATTAATCATACCACATTATCACCTATCTATTTAAAGTATCGATACTAAAATCAATGTTGATATCGCTTTTAAGTATTTAGGTGGCTCTAAATAAAGAGACATGAAACACTACATATAAATTGAATGATTTCTCGTTGGGATCGTAGACAAGAAAATCGTAATTATCAGTCGCTACTTGGTGCTTAGCTGTTTTAGCTTAGCTGAAACGTTACTTTGTTATTGTCTTGTGGTCGTTGTTGTATTACACTTCGGAGTTTCTAATACGGAAAGCGATGCTGAGATGAGGTGCAAGTTATAAATACGTTCTTTATCATGTTCTGCTCACTATTGAAATACAAATCAGCGCAATTGTTGTGTATTCGCCTTCTTATTCAACATTTTTAAACCCTAAACTAGTTAGCGctacgtagtttttttttaaaacatatcgGACTTGAAAGTGATAATCGTCGAATTGGAAACACTTGGCGCCAGCGGTCTGTGAAAAACACAAgactgtaaattaaaaaaaaaagtgtgtgtgtccgctccgacgcacgactggagtttactggatataaaaaattaaacgaaacaatacgagaaatagttctatattacgacaacacgatacactacagattattaacaaattaacgagacacaaaacaaacgactaacaaatatatgaaaatacaataatgagagaaacgcgcgatcagtacgaggctttgtggcggactgccggcgcagcagcccggcgtcacctgcaataacgcggccgcgcgttgtctcctgattggcgcgcgcacgcatcacgcaatcaggagccaatcaggcgcataacgcatttcgtgtgacatgctagtacgattttgattggcgcgcgcacgcatcacgcaatcaggagccaatcaggcgcataacgcatttcgtgtgacatgctagtacgattttggtccccataattttcataccccgggcctatatatgtaaatcgattctaaaggagtaaactccaaaaaaaacagTGCTAAGTGACCTTTTTAAATCCCACGCCGATATAAGACAGTCGGTAAAGTAATGATGAATCGCGACTAAGTACTGGAACAATCTCAAGAAACTTCATTCAGACTACTTAAGCGGAATCCTAGCATCTCTGACTAAATGTGGAATCTTAACTCTGTGTTCAGATTTCACTAGAGGGCTTTTGCCAAGACGAAATCTGACCACGTTACCGAAATTGGCGGGCGGTTACAAATCTAACAATCTGAAAGTCGCGCTTTCTGGTCCCACGCCAAGGCTGCCGAGAGCAACTTTGGACGATCCAATCTACCGCCACTGATGATGACGGTCTGGCTTTTGGACATGGAACCCAAGTGACCGTTGATGCCTACCGTTCCACACCATAATCGATAGAACTGCCATTATATAATAAGGTACGGTGTTCTTTCTCATGCTTTTCATCAGGCATATCAATGATATTCTGTCCTGGGATGGGATGCGTCTGGATGATACAGTTTACCAATCATCAGAGTGTATTTCAGCGCATGATTTTAGGACACGATCAAAACTCGTGTTTAAAGTGGAGATCTCTTTTGGGCCCGTTCTTTGAATAGGTCAATTGAAATTGGTTCCATTCAATTCATTGATGCAGGAACAGTTGTTCATTCAtgttttctcctacctattcgttggt is a genomic window of Bombyx mori chromosome 1, ASM3026992v2 containing:
- the LOC101746258 gene encoding medium-chain specific acyl-CoA dehydrogenase, mitochondrial isoform X2, producing MNPLAQIVRATRPIYRKLSTTATTASAAKPIPTTGFCFELTDEQKALQELARKFTKDEIIPVAGQYDKTGEYPWPVVKKAWEVGLMNGHIPEHCGGMDMGVFDGCLVAEELAYGCTGIMTAMEASGLGQTPIIIAGNKEQQKKYLGRLIDEPLVAAYGVTEPGAGSDVAGIKTRAEKKGDEWILNGQKMWITNGGVANWYFVLARTNPDPKCPASKAFTGFIVEREWPGVTPGRKEQNMGQRASDTRGITFEDVRIPKENVLIGEGAGFKIAMGAFDKTRPPVAAGATGLAQRALHEATKYSLERKTFGVPIARHQAVAFMLADMAIGVETARIAWQRAAWMVDHGQKNTVMASVAKCHASEIANKAATDAVQVFGGNGFNTEYPVEKLMRDAKIYQIYEGTSQIQRLIISREILTAATQTN
- the LOC101746258 gene encoding medium-chain specific acyl-CoA dehydrogenase, mitochondrial isoform X3; translated protein: MNPLAQIVRATRPIYRKLSTTATTASAAKPIPTTGFCFELTDEQKALQELARKFTKDEIIPVAGQYDKTGEYPWPVVKKAWEVGLMNGHIPEHCGGLGLGVFEACILSEELAYGCSGIMAAVYITEVGQTPIIIAGNKEQQKKYLGRLIDEPLVAAYGVTEPGAGSDVAGIKTRAEKKGDEWILNGQKMWITNGGVANWYFVLARTNPDPKCPASKAFTGFIVEREWPGVTPGRKEQNMGQRASDTRGITFEDVRIPKENVLIGEGAGFKIAMGAFDKTRPPVAAGATGLAQRALHEATKYSLERKTFGVPIARHQAVAFMLADMAIGVETARIAWQRAAWMVDHGQKNTVMASVAKCHASEIANKAATDAVQVFGGNGFNTEYPVEKLMRDAKIYQIYEGTSQIQRLIISREILTAATQTN
- the LOC101746258 gene encoding medium-chain specific acyl-CoA dehydrogenase, mitochondrial isoform X1; protein product: MNPLAQIVRATRPIYRKLSTTATTASAAKPIPTTGFCFELTDEQKALQELARKFTKDEIIPVAGQYDKTGEYPWPVVKKAWEVGLMNGHIPEHCGGIGNFGVFEECIVADELAFGCTGITTAIGGTSLGQTPIIIAGNKEQQKKYLGRLIDEPLVAAYGVTEPGAGSDVAGIKTRAEKKGDEWILNGQKMWITNGGVANWYFVLARTNPDPKCPASKAFTGFIVEREWPGVTPGRKEQNMGQRASDTRGITFEDVRIPKENVLIGEGAGFKIAMGAFDKTRPPVAAGATGLAQRALHEATKYSLERKTFGVPIARHQAVAFMLADMAIGVETARIAWQRAAWMVDHGQKNTVMASVAKCHASEIANKAATDAVQVFGGNGFNTEYPVEKLMRDAKIYQIYEGTSQIQRLIISREILTAATQTN
- the LOC101746258 gene encoding medium-chain specific acyl-CoA dehydrogenase, mitochondrial isoform X4 encodes the protein MYWHHDSYWGHVLRSGMDMGVFDGCLVAEELAYGCTGIMTAMEASGLGQTPIIIAGNKEQQKKYLGRLIDEPLVAAYGVTEPGAGSDVAGIKTRAEKKGDEWILNGQKMWITNGGVANWYFVLARTNPDPKCPASKAFTGFIVEREWPGVTPGRKEQNMGQRASDTRGITFEDVRIPKENVLIGEGAGFKIAMGAFDKTRPPVAAGATGLAQRALHEATKYSLERKTFGVPIARHQAVAFMLADMAIGVETARIAWQRAAWMVDHGQKNTVMASVAKCHASEIANKAATDAVQVFGGNGFNTEYPVEKLMRDAKIYQIYEGTSQIQRLIISREILTAATQTN